The following are encoded together in the Thiohalobacter sp. genome:
- the tgt gene encoding tRNA guanosine(34) transglycosylase Tgt gives MKFELMATDGAARRGRLTFPRGTVETPAFMPVGTYGTVKAMAPEEVRATGAEIILGNTFHLMLRPGTGIIRAHGDLHDFMHWDGPILTDSGGFQVFSLGDLRKITEEGVRFRSPVDGSMVFLGPEASMAVQRELGSDIVMIFDECTPWPASEREAEESMRLSLRWAARSKAAHGDNPAALFGIVQGGMYPALRQASVEGLLEIGFDGYAVGGLSVGEPEAERLAVLDATVPRLPAERPRYLMGVGRPEDIVAAVQRGIDMFDCVLPTRNARNGYLFTHQGIVKIRNSAHRRDTGPLDPLCDCYTCRNYSRAYLHHLDRCNEILGSRLNTLHNLHYYQTLMRGLRAAIAEGRLDAFVAEFHALRA, from the coding sequence ATGAAATTCGAGCTGATGGCGACCGACGGGGCCGCGCGGCGCGGCCGGCTGACCTTCCCGCGCGGGACGGTGGAGACGCCGGCCTTCATGCCGGTGGGTACCTACGGCACGGTCAAGGCCATGGCCCCGGAGGAGGTGCGGGCGACCGGGGCCGAGATCATCCTCGGCAACACCTTCCATCTGATGCTGCGGCCCGGTACCGGGATCATCCGGGCTCATGGCGACCTTCACGACTTCATGCACTGGGACGGCCCCATCCTGACCGATTCCGGGGGCTTCCAGGTGTTCAGTCTTGGCGACCTGCGCAAAATCACGGAAGAGGGCGTGCGCTTCCGCTCGCCGGTGGATGGCTCAATGGTGTTCCTGGGGCCGGAGGCGTCCATGGCGGTGCAGCGCGAACTGGGCTCGGACATCGTCATGATCTTCGACGAATGCACGCCCTGGCCGGCCAGCGAGCGCGAGGCCGAGGAATCCATGCGCCTGTCACTGCGCTGGGCGGCGCGGTCGAAGGCGGCGCACGGCGACAACCCGGCGGCGTTGTTCGGCATCGTGCAGGGCGGCATGTACCCGGCGCTGCGCCAGGCCTCGGTCGAGGGCCTGCTGGAGATCGGTTTCGACGGCTATGCCGTGGGCGGGCTGTCGGTGGGGGAGCCGGAGGCGGAGCGGCTGGCGGTGCTGGATGCGACCGTGCCGCGGCTGCCGGCCGAGCGGCCACGCTACCTGATGGGTGTGGGACGGCCGGAGGACATCGTCGCGGCGGTGCAGCGTGGCATCGACATGTTCGACTGCGTACTGCCCACCCGCAATGCCCGCAACGGTTACCTGTTCACCCACCAGGGCATCGTCAAGATCCGCAACAGCGCCCATCGCCGGGATACCGGGCCGCTGGACCCCCTGTGCGACTGCTACACCTGCCGCAACTACAGTCGCGCCTATCTGCACCATCTGGACCGCTGCAACGAGATCCTGGGCAGTCGGCTGAATACCCTGCACAACCTTCATTACTACCAGACCCTGATGCGCGGGCTACGTGCGGCCATCGCCGAGGGCCGGCTGGACGCCTTCGTCGCCGAATTCCACGCCCTGCGCGCCTGA